The Streptomyces sp. NBC_01689 genome includes a window with the following:
- a CDS encoding NmrA family transcriptional regulator has protein sequence MTDHTAREQEIRGARDMTVVVTGASGRTGRRVAEAARTAGLAVRAASRAHGFDWTDRSTWSDVLRGADAAYLVHPDDIGVPAAAGAVGALAREAVGLGVRRLVLLSSRGEEQGRPAEQALRESGADWTVVRAAWFAQNFSEGPLVDGLRHGKLVFPAGEVREPFVDVRDIADVVVAVLTAGDRYARRDLEVSGPRLLSFREAVAEIAAATGGELAYVPVTAREYGEDLAALGVPPAEAGFLVGLFETLLDGRNARLSDGVREVLGREPRDFSDFAAQTAAAGIWKG, from the coding sequence ATGACGGACCACACGGCACGTGAGCAGGAGATCCGCGGTGCGCGGGACATGACGGTGGTGGTGACGGGGGCCTCCGGGCGCACCGGCCGCCGGGTGGCGGAGGCGGCCCGGACGGCCGGGCTCGCCGTACGGGCGGCCTCGCGCGCCCATGGTTTCGACTGGACGGACCGGTCGACGTGGTCGGACGTCCTGCGGGGCGCCGACGCGGCGTATCTCGTCCATCCCGACGACATCGGCGTGCCCGCCGCGGCCGGGGCGGTGGGCGCCCTGGCGCGGGAGGCGGTCGGGCTCGGGGTGCGGCGGCTGGTGCTGCTGTCGTCGCGGGGCGAGGAGCAGGGCCGCCCGGCCGAGCAGGCTCTCCGGGAGTCGGGCGCGGACTGGACGGTCGTACGGGCGGCCTGGTTCGCGCAGAACTTCAGCGAGGGGCCGCTGGTGGACGGGCTCCGGCACGGGAAGCTGGTGTTCCCGGCCGGTGAGGTGCGCGAGCCGTTCGTCGACGTGCGGGACATCGCGGACGTCGTGGTGGCCGTGCTGACGGCGGGCGACCGGTACGCGCGCCGGGACCTGGAGGTCTCCGGGCCCCGGCTGCTGAGCTTCCGGGAGGCGGTCGCGGAGATCGCCGCGGCCACCGGCGGTGAACTCGCCTATGTCCCGGTGACGGCACGGGAGTACGGGGAGGACCTGGCCGCTCTCGGGGTGCCGCCCGCGGAGGCCGGGTTCCTCGTCGGGCTCTTCGAGACCCTTCTCGACGGCCGCAACGCCCGTCTGTCGGACGGGGTCCGGGAGGTCCTGGGCCGCGAGCCGCGCGACTTCTCGGACTTCGCCGCGCAGACCGCGGCGGCCGGGATCTGGAAGGGCTGA
- a CDS encoding YihY/virulence factor BrkB family protein: MHQAKETPERPPSGRFHRARALYRNVSKRRTAWLLLKDTVNSCMEYRILGLAAESAFFTLLSVPPLLLSLIGLLGYVDDWTGAHSIASLESNILEASRTVLTDKGVHQIAEPILHDVMKGGRPDVISIGFLFALWSGSRAVNVFVDTITVMYGLDGTRGIVKTRMMSFLLFVVALLIGSIALPLMVAGPDAVVQVVPWSATLVQVLYWPVVIVLSVVFLTTLYHVSVPVRSPWVEDVPGALVALAMWVLGSFLLRIYLTSTVEGPTIYGSLAAPVAVLLWIGVSAFAVLVGAAVNAAIDRVWPAAATAAARAANERLRHEQAAEYVARAAASYSADPDPDDPDMPSEFPERWSRFLPPEDVTSRLRGHVKSTHHPHKDHEGENGPRGG, translated from the coding sequence GTGCACCAGGCAAAAGAAACACCTGAACGGCCTCCCTCGGGCCGCTTCCACCGCGCTCGCGCGCTGTACAGGAACGTGTCGAAGCGCAGGACCGCCTGGCTGCTGCTCAAGGACACCGTCAACTCCTGCATGGAGTACCGGATCCTGGGGCTGGCGGCCGAGTCCGCCTTCTTCACGCTCCTGTCCGTGCCGCCCCTGCTGCTCAGCCTGATCGGGCTGCTCGGTTACGTGGACGACTGGACCGGCGCGCACTCGATCGCCAGCCTGGAGTCCAACATCCTGGAGGCGTCCCGCACGGTCCTGACCGACAAGGGCGTGCACCAGATCGCCGAACCGATCCTCCACGACGTGATGAAGGGCGGACGCCCCGACGTCATCTCGATCGGGTTCCTGTTCGCCCTGTGGTCGGGGTCGCGCGCGGTGAACGTCTTCGTCGACACCATCACCGTGATGTACGGCCTCGACGGCACCCGCGGGATCGTGAAGACCAGGATGATGTCGTTCCTGCTCTTCGTCGTGGCCCTGCTGATCGGCTCGATCGCCCTGCCGCTGATGGTCGCGGGCCCGGACGCGGTGGTGCAGGTCGTGCCGTGGTCGGCGACGCTCGTGCAGGTGCTGTACTGGCCCGTCGTCATCGTGCTCTCGGTCGTCTTCCTCACCACGCTCTACCACGTCTCCGTGCCGGTGCGGTCGCCCTGGGTGGAGGACGTGCCGGGCGCCCTGGTGGCCCTCGCCATGTGGGTCCTCGGCAGCTTCCTCCTCCGGATCTACCTGACCAGCACGGTCGAGGGCCCGACGATCTACGGTTCGCTGGCCGCGCCCGTCGCGGTCCTCCTGTGGATCGGTGTGTCCGCGTTCGCGGTGCTGGTGGGCGCTGCCGTCAACGCCGCGATCGACCGGGTCTGGCCGGCCGCGGCCACGGCGGCGGCCCGCGCCGCCAACGAACGGCTGCGCCACGAGCAGGCCGCGGAGTACGTGGCCCGTGCGGCCGCCTCCTACTCCGCCGACCCCGACCCCGACGACCCGGACATGCCCTCCGAGTTCCCCGAGCGCTGGTCGCGCTTCCTCCCCCCGGAGGACGTGACGTCCCGGCTCCGGGGCCATGTGAAGAGCACGCACCACCCGCACAAGGACCACGAGGGCGAGAACGGTCCCCGGGGCGGCTGA
- a CDS encoding acyl-CoA dehydrogenase family protein produces the protein MAASTHTVTNQAPPLVGYDVFAADRALVEAVERHLDPQLLDEARDELTTLGRTTGSAQVQEWGALANENPPKLRTHDRYGNRVDEVDFHPSWHRLLGKGVSAGLTAAWSRPGGHLRRAAGFIVWTQAEAGHGCPLSMTHAAVPALRADPALAAEWEPRLTSTVYDQGLRPAAQKAGVLFGMGMTEKQGGSDVRANTTEARPLAEDGTYELTGHKWFCSAPMSDGFLVLAQAPGGLTCFLVPRVLADGTRNVFRIQRLKDKLGNRSNASSEVEFDGTWARRVGDEGRGVRTIIEMVSATRLDCVLGAASLMRQAVAQAVHHSAHREAFGGRLIDKPLMRNVLADLALESEAATTLAMRLAAAYDDGGEEERAFLRLAVPAAKYWVTKRCTPVAVEALECLGGNGYVEESGMPRLLRESPLNSIWEGAGNVQALDLLRALQREPQALNAFLREVGLARGADHRLDGAIKNLLAELADLDGIEARARRLVERIALVLQGSLLVRYAPPEVADAFCASRLGCDWGSAFGTLPHSLDLATVVERARPVS, from the coding sequence ATGGCAGCCAGCACCCACACCGTGACCAACCAGGCTCCGCCCCTGGTCGGATATGACGTCTTTGCCGCCGACCGGGCCCTCGTGGAAGCGGTCGAGCGGCACCTTGATCCACAGCTTCTCGACGAGGCGCGGGACGAGCTGACGACGCTCGGCCGCACGACCGGTTCCGCGCAGGTGCAGGAGTGGGGGGCGCTCGCCAACGAGAACCCCCCGAAGCTGCGCACCCACGACCGCTACGGCAACCGCGTCGACGAGGTCGACTTCCACCCTTCCTGGCACCGGCTCCTCGGCAAGGGCGTCTCGGCCGGGCTGACGGCCGCCTGGTCGCGCCCCGGCGGGCACCTGAGGCGGGCGGCCGGGTTCATCGTCTGGACCCAGGCCGAGGCGGGCCACGGCTGTCCGCTGTCGATGACCCACGCGGCGGTGCCCGCCCTGCGGGCCGATCCCGCGCTCGCCGCCGAGTGGGAGCCGCGCCTCACGTCCACCGTCTACGACCAGGGGCTGCGGCCCGCCGCCCAGAAGGCCGGAGTGCTCTTCGGGATGGGCATGACGGAGAAGCAGGGCGGCAGCGACGTACGGGCCAACACCACCGAGGCACGGCCGCTCGCCGAGGACGGGACCTACGAGCTGACCGGGCACAAGTGGTTCTGCTCGGCGCCCATGTCGGACGGCTTCCTGGTGCTGGCGCAGGCCCCCGGCGGCCTGACGTGCTTCCTGGTGCCGCGGGTCCTCGCGGACGGGACCCGCAACGTGTTCCGTATCCAGCGGCTCAAGGACAAGCTCGGCAACCGGTCGAACGCGTCGAGCGAGGTCGAGTTCGACGGGACCTGGGCGCGCCGGGTCGGCGACGAGGGCCGGGGGGTGCGCACGATCATCGAGATGGTCTCGGCGACCCGGCTCGACTGTGTGCTCGGGGCCGCCTCGCTGATGCGGCAGGCCGTCGCCCAGGCCGTGCACCACAGCGCCCACCGGGAGGCCTTCGGCGGCCGGCTGATCGACAAGCCGCTGATGCGCAACGTGCTGGCCGACCTGGCGCTGGAGTCGGAGGCGGCCACGACGCTGGCGATGCGGCTGGCGGCCGCGTACGACGACGGCGGCGAGGAGGAGCGGGCGTTCCTGCGGCTCGCCGTGCCGGCCGCCAAGTACTGGGTGACCAAGCGGTGCACGCCGGTGGCGGTGGAGGCGCTGGAGTGCCTGGGCGGCAACGGGTACGTGGAGGAGTCCGGCATGCCGCGGCTGCTGCGCGAGTCGCCGCTCAACTCGATCTGGGAGGGCGCCGGCAACGTGCAGGCCCTCGACCTGCTGCGCGCGCTGCAGCGCGAGCCTCAGGCGCTGAACGCGTTCCTGCGGGAGGTGGGCCTGGCCCGCGGCGCCGACCACCGGCTGGACGGCGCGATCAAGAACCTGCTGGCCGAACTGGCCGATCTGGACGGCATCGAGGCCCGTGCCCGCCGGCTGGTGGAGCGCATCGCGCTGGTGCTCCAGGGTTCGCTGCTCGTGCGGTACGCGCCGCCGGAGGTCGCGGACGCGTTCTGCGCCTCACGCCTGGGCTGTGACTGGGGTTCGGCCTTCGGCACCCTGCCGCACAGTCTGGATCTGGCCACGGTGGTGGAGCGGGCCCGTCCGGTCTCCTGA
- a CDS encoding helix-turn-helix domain-containing protein, with translation MAHPPIDVTRLAALDAAQAARVLGEVREATLAGHPARIAPRPVIGQSWERMLRDGVDPDHDVRSGLLVRDEVERRRQTSRLRHVLPVLREGLLSVADAAHHIVVVADQEGRVLWREGCSSVLRKADGFGLELGADWRENVVGTNGVGTPLVTRQPVQVFSAEHFVRTHHSWTCAGAPVTDPRDGTLLGVVDVSGPLDTLHPATLALVGSVARLAEARLRELHLTSLERLRAVAAPVLARLGGRAAAVDQDGWTAAVTGMPYTTRLALPKEPSAGRGWLPTVGTCVVEPLPGGWLVRATEEPAPRRPARIVLDLAHPRRWSVTVASDAGTWCQRLTPRHAELLFLLAARPGGRSAAGLADDLFGDAGRTVTVRAEMSRVRRYLGAFLEHRPYRFCDDTEVELALPEDPRDLLAHSTAPAIRRARAAPPPCTAPGADASPVNHKERISGPSSGVLDQVDRSLP, from the coding sequence GTGGCGCACCCGCCGATCGACGTGACACGGCTCGCCGCCCTGGACGCCGCGCAGGCGGCCCGGGTATTGGGCGAGGTGCGCGAGGCCACGCTGGCCGGGCACCCGGCTCGGATCGCGCCGCGCCCGGTGATCGGGCAGTCCTGGGAGCGCATGCTGCGCGACGGCGTCGACCCCGACCACGACGTCCGGTCGGGGCTGCTGGTCCGCGACGAGGTCGAGCGGCGACGGCAGACCTCGCGGCTGCGGCATGTGCTGCCGGTGCTGCGTGAGGGACTGCTCTCGGTCGCGGACGCGGCCCATCACATCGTGGTCGTCGCGGACCAGGAGGGCCGGGTGCTGTGGCGCGAGGGCTGCTCCTCGGTGCTGCGCAAGGCCGACGGGTTCGGTCTGGAGCTCGGCGCGGACTGGCGTGAGAACGTCGTCGGCACCAACGGCGTGGGCACCCCGCTGGTCACCCGTCAGCCCGTACAGGTGTTCTCCGCCGAGCACTTCGTGCGCACCCATCACTCGTGGACGTGTGCCGGGGCGCCGGTCACCGACCCGCGCGACGGCACCCTGCTGGGGGTGGTGGACGTGAGCGGACCGCTGGACACGCTGCATCCGGCCACGCTGGCGCTGGTCGGCTCGGTGGCCCGGCTCGCCGAGGCGCGGCTGCGCGAGCTGCACCTGACCTCGCTGGAGCGGCTGCGGGCGGTGGCGGCGCCGGTGCTGGCCCGGCTCGGCGGGCGCGCGGCGGCCGTCGACCAGGACGGCTGGACGGCCGCGGTCACCGGGATGCCGTACACGACCCGGCTCGCGCTGCCCAAGGAGCCGAGCGCGGGGCGTGGTTGGCTGCCGACGGTCGGGACGTGCGTGGTGGAACCGCTGCCCGGCGGCTGGCTGGTCCGCGCCACCGAGGAACCGGCGCCCCGGCGGCCCGCGCGGATCGTCCTGGACCTGGCGCATCCGCGCCGCTGGTCGGTGACGGTCGCCTCGGACGCCGGGACCTGGTGCCAGCGGCTGACCCCCCGCCACGCCGAACTGCTCTTCCTGCTCGCGGCCCGTCCGGGCGGCCGCAGCGCCGCGGGCCTCGCCGACGACCTGTTCGGCGACGCGGGCCGCACGGTCACGGTACGGGCCGAGATGTCGCGCGTACGGCGGTACCTCGGGGCCTTCCTGGAGCACCGGCCGTATCGTTTCTGCGACGACACCGAGGTGGAGTTGGCCCTCCCGGAGGACCCCCGGGACCTGCTCGCCCACTCGACGGCTCCCGCCATACGCAGGGCCCGCGCCGCACCGCCCCCTTGTACCGCACCGGGCGCCGACGCGTCCCCGGTGAACCACAAGGAGCGTATTTCGGGACCGTCTTCCGGGGTCCTCGACCAGGTGGACCGCTCCCTGCCGTAG
- a CDS encoding GNAT family N-acetyltransferase: protein MSTVTVTTWSLEQTSPADLLPAAAPAGDVRIVRAEVPSAEFSRFLYASVGADVRWTDRLGWTYAQWERFLDRPGVETWVAYDRGTPAGYVELEPQDDGVVEIVYFGLIPAFRGRRIGGHLLSYGVARAWDLAERVPRRAETKRVWLHTCSQDGEYAMDNYLRRGFRLFDTKVEDEPDVTAPGPWPGARTV, encoded by the coding sequence ATGAGCACCGTCACTGTGACCACCTGGTCCCTGGAACAGACCTCCCCGGCCGACCTGCTCCCCGCGGCGGCGCCCGCCGGGGACGTCCGGATCGTGCGCGCCGAGGTCCCCTCGGCCGAGTTCAGCCGCTTCCTGTACGCCTCGGTCGGCGCCGACGTCCGCTGGACCGACCGGCTGGGCTGGACGTACGCGCAGTGGGAGCGGTTCCTGGACCGGCCGGGCGTGGAGACCTGGGTCGCCTACGACCGGGGCACGCCCGCGGGCTACGTGGAGCTGGAACCGCAGGACGACGGTGTCGTGGAGATCGTCTACTTCGGCCTGATCCCCGCCTTCCGGGGCCGGCGCATCGGCGGCCACCTCCTCTCGTACGGGGTCGCGCGCGCCTGGGACCTGGCCGAACGCGTGCCTAGGCGGGCCGAGACCAAGCGGGTCTGGCTGCACACCTGCAGCCAGGACGGGGAGTACGCCATGGACAACTACCTGCGGCGCGGGTTCAGGCTCTTCGACACCAAGGTCGAGGACGAGCCGGACGTGACCGCCCCCGGCCCCTGGCCCGGCGCACGGACGGTCTGA
- a CDS encoding putative leader peptide — MSGTGIALVSRRHVDLGRMSSAICPVS, encoded by the coding sequence ATGTCTGGAACTGGAATTGCCTTGGTGAGTCGGCGCCACGTCGATCTCGGCCGCATGTCCAGCGCCATCTGTCCGGTGAGCTGA
- a CDS encoding nitrite/sulfite reductase, with protein sequence MAATPQNPDAGPRRKVSRHRGEGQWAVGHFTPLNGNEQFKKDDDGLNVRTRIETIYSKRGFDSIDPNDLRGRMRWWGLYTQRKPGIDGGKTAILEPEELDDKYFMLRVRIDGGRLTTDQLRVIGEISQEFARGTADLTDRQNVQYHWIRIEDVPEIWNRLEAVGLSTTEACGDTPRVILGSPVAGIAEDEIIDGTPAVDEIHRRIIGNKDFSNLPRKFKSAISGSPLLDVAHEINDVAFVGVDHPEHGPGFDLWVGGGLSTNPKIGQRLGAWVPLDEVPDVYEGVISIFRDYGYRRLRTRARLKFLLADWGVEKFRRVLEDEYLERALLDGPAPEQPVARWRDHVGVHRQKDGRFYVGFAPRVGRVDGATLTKIAELAGAHGSGRLRTTVEQKMIVLDVEESRVDSLVEGLEALDLTVRPSSFRRGTMACTGIEYCKLAIVETKARGASLIDELERRLPDFEEPITINVNGCPNACARIQVADIGLKGQLVLDDQGEQVEGFQVHLGGALGLEAGFGRKVRGLKVTSDELPDYVERVLRRFQAERADGERFATWAARASEEALS encoded by the coding sequence ATGGCCGCCACCCCGCAGAACCCCGACGCCGGGCCCCGCCGCAAGGTGAGCCGTCACCGCGGTGAGGGCCAGTGGGCCGTGGGCCACTTCACCCCGCTCAACGGAAACGAGCAGTTCAAGAAGGACGACGACGGTCTCAATGTGCGGACACGCATTGAGACGATCTACTCCAAGCGGGGCTTCGACTCGATCGACCCCAACGACCTCCGCGGACGGATGCGCTGGTGGGGGCTGTACACCCAGCGCAAGCCCGGGATCGACGGCGGCAAGACCGCGATCCTGGAGCCGGAGGAGCTGGACGACAAGTACTTCATGCTGCGCGTCCGTATCGACGGCGGCCGGCTCACCACCGACCAGCTGCGGGTCATCGGCGAGATCTCGCAGGAGTTCGCGCGCGGCACCGCCGACCTCACCGACCGGCAGAACGTGCAGTACCACTGGATCCGTATCGAGGACGTCCCGGAGATCTGGAACCGTCTGGAGGCCGTGGGGCTGTCCACGACGGAGGCTTGCGGCGACACTCCGCGCGTGATCCTGGGTTCGCCCGTCGCCGGGATCGCCGAGGACGAGATCATCGACGGCACGCCCGCGGTCGACGAGATCCACCGCCGGATCATCGGCAACAAGGACTTCTCCAACCTGCCCCGCAAGTTCAAGTCCGCGATCTCCGGCTCGCCCCTGCTGGACGTGGCGCACGAGATCAACGACGTCGCGTTCGTCGGCGTGGACCACCCCGAGCACGGCCCGGGCTTCGACCTCTGGGTCGGCGGCGGACTCTCCACCAACCCGAAGATCGGACAGCGCCTGGGCGCCTGGGTCCCGCTGGACGAGGTCCCGGACGTCTACGAGGGCGTCATCTCGATCTTCCGCGACTACGGCTACCGCCGGCTGCGCACCCGCGCCCGCCTGAAGTTCCTGCTCGCCGACTGGGGCGTGGAGAAGTTCCGCCGGGTCCTGGAGGACGAGTACCTGGAGCGCGCGCTCCTGGACGGCCCGGCGCCCGAGCAGCCCGTCGCCCGCTGGCGCGACCACGTCGGCGTGCACCGGCAGAAGGACGGCAGGTTCTACGTCGGCTTCGCCCCGCGCGTCGGCCGGGTGGACGGCGCCACCCTCACCAAGATCGCCGAGCTGGCGGGCGCCCACGGCTCCGGCCGGCTGCGCACCACCGTCGAGCAGAAGATGATCGTCCTCGACGTCGAGGAGAGCCGGGTCGACTCCCTGGTGGAGGGGCTCGAAGCCCTCGACCTGACCGTCCGGCCGTCCTCCTTCCGGCGCGGCACGATGGCCTGCACCGGCATCGAGTACTGCAAGCTCGCGATCGTCGAGACCAAGGCCCGCGGCGCCTCCCTGATCGACGAGCTCGAACGCCGCCTGCCCGACTTCGAGGAGCCGATCACGATCAACGTGAACGGCTGCCCGAACGCCTGCGCCCGTATCCAGGTCGCGGACATCGGTCTCAAGGGCCAGCTGGTCCTCGACGACCAGGGTGAGCAGGTCGAGGGTTTCCAGGTGCACCTGGGCGGCGCGCTCGGGCTGGAGGCCGGCTTCGGCCGCAAGGTCCGCGGCCTCAAGGTCACCTCGGACGAACTCCCGGACTACGTCGAGCGGGTCCTCAGGCGTTTCCAGGCGGAGCGTGCCGACGGCGAGCGCTTCGCCACCTGGGCCGCGCGCGCCTCCGAGGAGGCCCTGTCATGA
- a CDS encoding phosphoadenylyl-sulfate reductase: MTATQEERTDEDLRDLAERAGRDLEDASALEILRWAADTFGKRFCVTSSMEDAVVAHLASRAFPDDSRVDVVFLDTGYHFPETIGTRDAVEAVMDVHVITLTPRQTVAEQDAEYGPALHDRDPDLCCALRKVKPLEEGLTAYDAWATGLRRDESPTRAGTPVVGWDEKRRKVKISPIARWTQDDVDAYVAEHGVLTNPLLTDGYASVGCAPCTRRVLEGEDARAGRWAGRSKTECGLHG, translated from the coding sequence ATGACGGCAACTCAGGAAGAGCGTACGGACGAGGACTTGAGGGATCTCGCCGAGCGGGCGGGGCGTGACCTGGAGGACGCCTCCGCACTGGAGATCCTCCGCTGGGCGGCGGACACCTTCGGCAAGAGGTTCTGTGTCACCTCCTCGATGGAGGACGCGGTCGTCGCCCACCTGGCCTCCCGCGCGTTCCCCGACGACAGCCGGGTCGACGTCGTCTTCCTCGACACCGGCTACCACTTCCCCGAGACCATCGGCACCCGGGACGCGGTCGAGGCCGTGATGGACGTCCATGTCATCACCCTCACCCCCCGGCAGACGGTCGCCGAACAGGACGCCGAGTACGGGCCCGCGCTGCACGACCGCGACCCCGACCTGTGCTGCGCCCTGCGCAAGGTCAAGCCCCTCGAAGAGGGCCTCACGGCGTACGACGCGTGGGCGACGGGACTGCGCAGGGACGAGTCCCCGACCCGGGCGGGCACCCCGGTCGTCGGCTGGGACGAGAAGCGGCGGAAGGTCAAGATCTCGCCGATCGCCCGCTGGACGCAGGACGACGTGGACGCCTACGTCGCCGAGCACGGCGTCCTCACCAACCCTCTGCTGACGGACGGTTACGCCTCCGTCGGCTGCGCGCCCTGCACCCGCCGCGTCCTGGAGGGCGAGGACGCCCGCGCCGGCCGCTGGGCGGGTCGCTCGAAGACCGAGTGCGGGCTGCACGGCTGA
- the cysC gene encoding adenylyl-sulfate kinase, whose translation MTEIAENQENQVTGATIWLTGLPSAGKTTIAYELAGRLREEGHRVEVLDGDEIREFLSSGLGFSRADRDTNVQRIGFLAELLSRNGVKALVPVIAPYADSREAVRGRHRDGGTAYLEVHVATPVEVCSVRDVKGLYAKQAAGEISGLTGVDDPYEEPVSPDLRIESHTQSVQESAAALHALLTERGLA comes from the coding sequence ATGACCGAGATCGCGGAGAACCAGGAGAACCAAGTGACCGGAGCCACGATCTGGCTCACGGGTCTGCCGAGTGCCGGCAAGACCACCATCGCGTACGAGCTGGCCGGCCGGCTGCGCGAGGAGGGCCACCGCGTCGAGGTGCTCGACGGCGACGAGATCCGCGAGTTCCTCTCGTCGGGCCTCGGTTTCTCGCGCGCCGACCGCGACACCAACGTCCAGCGCATCGGATTCCTCGCCGAACTCCTCTCCCGCAACGGCGTCAAGGCCCTGGTACCCGTCATCGCGCCGTACGCGGACAGCCGCGAGGCGGTGCGGGGACGGCACCGGGACGGCGGCACCGCGTATCTGGAGGTGCACGTCGCGACCCCGGTCGAGGTCTGCTCCGTACGGGACGTGAAGGGGCTCTACGCCAAGCAGGCCGCGGGCGAGATCTCGGGGCTGACCGGCGTCGACGACCCCTACGAGGAGCCCGTCTCGCCCGATCTGCGCATCGAGTCGCACACCCAGTCCGTGCAGGAGTCCGCGGCCGCGCTGCATGCGCTGCTCACCGAAAGGGGTCTCGCATGA
- the cysD gene encoding sulfate adenylyltransferase subunit CysD: protein MTTAATVSEAAGDSGNSGPYALSHLDALESEAVHIFREVAGEFERPVVLFSGGKDSIVMLHLALKAFAPAPVPFSLLHVDTGHNFPEVLEYRDRTVAAHGLRLHVASVQDYIDRGVLKERPDGTRNPLQTVPLTEKIQSERFDAVFGGGRRDEEKARAKERVFSLRDEFSQWDPRRQRPELWQLYNGRHAPGEHVRVFPLSNWTELDVWQYIARERIELPEIYFAHEREVFQRAGMWLTAGEWGGPKESETTEKRQVRYRTVGDMSCTGAVDSDATTLDAVIAEIAASRLTERGATRADDKMSEAAMEDRKREGYF from the coding sequence ATGACGACCGCAGCCACTGTGTCCGAGGCGGCCGGCGATTCCGGGAACAGCGGGCCGTACGCGCTGTCCCACCTGGACGCGCTGGAGTCCGAGGCGGTGCACATCTTCCGCGAGGTCGCGGGCGAGTTCGAACGGCCGGTGGTCCTCTTCTCCGGCGGCAAGGACTCCATCGTCATGCTGCACCTGGCGCTGAAGGCCTTCGCCCCCGCGCCCGTCCCGTTCTCCCTGCTGCACGTCGACACCGGGCACAACTTCCCGGAGGTCCTGGAGTACCGCGACCGCACGGTGGCCGCCCACGGTCTGCGCCTGCACGTCGCCTCCGTCCAGGACTACATCGACCGCGGTGTCCTCAAGGAGCGTCCGGACGGCACCCGCAACCCGCTGCAGACCGTTCCGCTCACCGAGAAGATCCAGTCGGAGCGCTTCGACGCCGTGTTCGGCGGCGGACGCCGCGACGAGGAGAAGGCCCGCGCGAAGGAACGTGTCTTCTCCCTGCGCGACGAGTTCTCCCAGTGGGACCCGCGCCGCCAGCGCCCCGAGCTGTGGCAGCTGTACAACGGGCGCCACGCCCCCGGCGAGCACGTCCGGGTCTTTCCGCTCTCCAACTGGACCGAGCTGGACGTCTGGCAGTACATCGCCCGCGAGCGCATCGAACTCCCGGAGATCTACTTCGCGCACGAGCGCGAGGTGTTCCAGCGGGCCGGCATGTGGCTGACCGCCGGCGAGTGGGGCGGTCCGAAGGAGAGCGAGACGACCGAGAAGCGGCAGGTCCGTTACCGCACCGTCGGCGACATGTCCTGCACCGGCGCCGTCGACTCCGACGCCACCACGCTGGACGCCGTGATCGCCGAGATCGCCGCCTCCCGGCTCACCGAGCGGGGCGCCACCCGCGCCGACGACAAGATGTCCGAAGCCGCGATGGAAGACCGCAAGCGCGAGGGGTACTTCTAG